AAGATTGTATACCAAGTAACACTTTTGCGCTATTTACATTTATACAAAACACATACCTCAAAGCTCGATAGGTTATCTGACTCCTGCTCGGGCCTTAAAAAAATGGCAAGAAACACACCCTCGTCATTTTGTTAAATCGGTTTATAACGAAGCGAGACTTGACAACTATGACAAGCAACAAGCTATTTTGCTGTATTGTTGATGAGAGACTATGATTAAAAAATTAAAATCTTTACTTTCTAAACGAGATAAAGTTTTTTTATTTTTTTTACTTTCTTTTTCCATATTTATATCACTCATTGAAACAATAGGTGTTGGAGTGATAATGCCTTTTATGTCAATTGCTAATGATTTTTCTAAAATAGCAAGTAATAAAATCTTGAACAAGATTTATTGCTTTTTAGGGTTTAGCAGTGAATTAGAATTTGTAGTATATTTTGGTGTTTTTTTAGTATTTTTTTATATTTTCAGGGCAATAGTGAATTGTTTATATTTTTATATGCTTGCAAGATTTGCTGAAGGTAGGTACTATGTTTTTGCATATAGATTGTTTGGAAATTATATGGGCTATTCATATCGAGATTTTATAGAAAAGAACTCTTCCCATCTAATTAAAGTCATTATCAACGAAGCTAATAATCTTGTAAATTTAACTATAAAAGTTTTATTTGTAATGAGTGAAATTTTTGTAATGATTTTTATTTATTCATTTTTATTATATATAAATTGGAAAATGACAATTCTTTTGACTATATTTTTGGGTGTTAATATTGTCATTTTAAAACTGACAGTTTCTAAAAAAATAAAAACAGCAGGAGAACTTCGAGAACAAGCTCAAAGAAAATTTTATGAGATATTAAATTCATCTTTTGGTAATTTTAAAATGATCAAGTTAAAGGGAAATGAAGAGTTTTTAATAAATGAATTTAAAAAAGCAGGCAGTGTTTATATATTGGCAAATATAAAAAATCGCACACTTTCACATGTTCCAAGATTATTTTTAGAAGCTTTAGGATTTTCAATTCTTGCTATTATTGTAATTTATTTGATTATAAAATACCAAACAGATATAAAAGCGGCTATACCAATACTTATGGCTTTTGTTCTTGGCCTTTACAGGCTTCTTCCGAGTATAAATAGAATTATAGCATCGTATAATGAAGTTTTGTTTTATTCTAAAAGTTTAGAAATTGTGCATAATGAATTGATTTATGAGGTTGAAAGTTTGGGAGAGGAAGAGATTGAATTTAAAGAAGAAATTGAGCTTAGAAATATTAGTTTTGCATATGTAGAAGGTAAAAAGATATTAAAAAATATAAATTTAGCTATTAAAAAAGGTGAAAAGATTGGAATAGTAGGGGAAAGTGGTAGCGGAAAATCAACATTAGTTGATATTATTATTGGGCTTTATAAACCAAAGGATGGTAAACTTTTAATAGATGCTGTTGAATTAAGTGAAAAAAATCTTAAATCCTGGAGAAAAAAAATAGGATATATTCCACAATCGATATATTTATTTGACGGAACAATTGCTGAAAATGTTGCTCTTGGAAGTAAAGTAGATAGAAACAAAGTAAAAGAGGCCTTAAAAAAAGCCAGACTATTAGATTTCTTAGAGAGTCATCACAAAGGTATTTATACAGATGTTGGAGAAAATGGTGTAAAGCTCAGTGGTGGTCAGAAGCAGCGAGTTGCTATTGCAAGGGCAATTTATAATAATCCTGAAATTTTAGTTCTGGATGAAGCTACAAGTGCTTTAGATCATAATACAGAACAAGAGATTATGGAAGAGCTGTATGAGCTTGGAAAAGATAAAACAATGATAATCATTGCTCATAGAGTTTCAACACTTGATGGGTGTGATAGGATTGTAAGGCTAGAAGAAGGTAGAATAATATGATTTTTTCTGTAATTACTCCTACATATAATAGAGCTGATAAATTACATAGGGTACATGAGAGTATAAAGTATCAAACTTTAAAGAAGATAGATGATAAATATATTTTTGAATGGATTATCGTGGATGATGGAAGCAGTGATAATACAAAGGAGTTAGTAGAAAAATGGCAAAAAGAGGTTGATTGGCCTATTATTTATATTTATCAGGAAAATAGAGGAAAACCTCA
The genomic region above belongs to Desulfovulcanus ferrireducens and contains:
- a CDS encoding ABC transporter ATP-binding protein/permease → MIKKLKSLLSKRDKVFLFFLLSFSIFISLIETIGVGVIMPFMSIANDFSKIASNKILNKIYCFLGFSSELEFVVYFGVFLVFFYIFRAIVNCLYFYMLARFAEGRYYVFAYRLFGNYMGYSYRDFIEKNSSHLIKVIINEANNLVNLTIKVLFVMSEIFVMIFIYSFLLYINWKMTILLTIFLGVNIVILKLTVSKKIKTAGELREQAQRKFYEILNSSFGNFKMIKLKGNEEFLINEFKKAGSVYILANIKNRTLSHVPRLFLEALGFSILAIIVIYLIIKYQTDIKAAIPILMAFVLGLYRLLPSINRIIASYNEVLFYSKSLEIVHNELIYEVESLGEEEIEFKEEIELRNISFAYVEGKKILKNINLAIKKGEKIGIVGESGSGKSTLVDIIIGLYKPKDGKLLIDAVELSEKNLKSWRKKIGYIPQSIYLFDGTIAENVALGSKVDRNKVKEALKKARLLDFLESHHKGIYTDVGENGVKLSGGQKQRVAIARAIYNNPEILVLDEATSALDHNTEQEIMEELYELGKDKTMIIIAHRVSTLDGCDRIVRLEEGRII